The Estrella lausannensis genome window below encodes:
- a CDS encoding cation:proton antiporter, which yields MGDELKVIWLLAVGLGSACLFGYIAQKVKQSPTIGYLLAGFIIGPNSPGFSADSYITDQLATIGVTLLMFAVGLNFNWKDLLAVKELAVPGALILSCISIAAGVFCTYYLGGTLLAGLVIGIAICVSSTVVIVRVLSDRGLLHTKQGHIVVGWTIVEDLISVFGLLLLPAFASASMTSAGSDASIISAILLVLVKIAALCAIVYLFGEKLIEKLLKIVARTRSHELFTLAILSCTFMIAIGSSYLFGVSLALGAFIAGVIVGKTDMSYQAAANALPMRDTFAVIFFLSVGMLFNPVAVIDNLPLFFGILIILLGLRPVVAFMIVKIAKYPSTVALTVALAISQIGEYSFILAEEGSVLKILPDNGYDIIVACAFITITLNPILFKLFNVTGGRDSRYSNVPVELSLQKLGDNPEGKLSFLPRAIVVGFGPVGQTAAREILKRGYHVTVVDQNIDAISTLKGGEVETIYGDAAQFHIMEKAQPENARLLVIATPEFSVTKAVVQTVQSTNPHLKIIARSRYRANLADLSLGDIPIICDEDASSEKMISILHAELDKMGKLS from the coding sequence ATGGGAGACGAACTCAAAGTTATCTGGCTGCTCGCTGTCGGACTAGGTTCGGCATGTCTATTTGGCTACATCGCGCAAAAGGTGAAGCAGTCGCCCACCATCGGATATTTGCTGGCAGGATTCATCATCGGGCCAAACTCTCCGGGCTTTTCTGCAGACTCTTACATCACCGATCAGCTGGCAACTATTGGCGTCACACTGCTTATGTTTGCAGTGGGGCTGAATTTTAACTGGAAAGATTTGCTCGCGGTGAAGGAGCTGGCTGTTCCGGGCGCCTTAATACTTTCCTGCATTTCCATCGCTGCCGGTGTCTTTTGCACCTACTACCTGGGGGGCACGCTACTGGCCGGATTAGTCATTGGCATTGCCATTTGCGTATCGAGTACAGTGGTGATCGTGCGCGTCTTATCCGATCGGGGGCTTCTCCATACAAAGCAAGGCCATATCGTTGTCGGTTGGACGATTGTTGAGGATTTAATCTCTGTATTCGGGCTGCTGCTGCTGCCTGCCTTCGCTTCGGCAAGCATGACATCTGCCGGCTCCGACGCCTCAATAATCTCTGCAATTCTTTTGGTGCTGGTGAAGATCGCCGCTCTTTGCGCCATCGTCTACTTATTCGGAGAGAAACTCATTGAGAAACTTTTAAAGATTGTGGCCCGAACAAGATCGCACGAACTGTTCACACTGGCGATTTTATCCTGCACCTTCATGATCGCCATTGGTAGCTCCTATCTTTTCGGAGTCTCTTTGGCTCTGGGAGCTTTCATCGCCGGTGTGATTGTTGGCAAGACAGACATGAGTTACCAGGCAGCAGCAAACGCTTTACCGATGCGGGACACTTTTGCGGTGATATTCTTCCTCTCTGTCGGTATGTTATTTAATCCGGTCGCAGTGATTGATAACTTACCGCTGTTCTTCGGCATACTCATCATACTGCTGGGACTGCGCCCCGTCGTTGCATTTATGATCGTTAAAATTGCCAAATACCCTTCTACGGTGGCATTAACGGTCGCGTTGGCCATTTCACAGATCGGTGAATATTCATTCATACTAGCTGAAGAAGGGAGCGTGCTGAAGATACTCCCCGACAATGGATATGACATCATTGTCGCTTGCGCATTCATTACGATCACACTCAACCCTATTTTGTTTAAATTATTCAACGTGACAGGAGGCAGAGACTCTCGTTACAGCAATGTGCCGGTAGAACTATCTTTGCAGAAACTGGGCGATAACCCCGAAGGCAAACTATCGTTCCTTCCAAGGGCAATTGTTGTCGGGTTCGGACCGGTAGGTCAAACAGCCGCCAGAGAGATTTTAAAAAGAGGATACCACGTCACCGTGGTAGACCAGAATATAGATGCCATATCCACTCTTAAAGGTGGGGAAGTAGAAACCATCTATGGAGATGCGGCTCAGTTTCATATTATGGAAAAAGCTCAGCCTGAAAATGCCCGTCTGCTGGTTATCGCTACGCCGGAATTCTCAGTAACTAAAGCCGTTGTGCAAACAGTGCAAAGCACAAATCCCCACCTTAAAATCATCGCTAGATCGCGCTACAGGGCAAATTTAGCCGATCTGTCCTTAGGAGATATTCCTATCATTTGCGACGAAGATGCATCTTCAGAAAAAATGATCTCTATTCTCCATGCCGAATTAGACAAAATGGGAAAACTTTCCTAA
- the mgtA gene encoding magnesium-translocating P-type ATPase yields MDSKSAGAFWSFSPDQVIAFSKANPKDGLSDIEAQRRLRRFGKNVIQKKTRTGNFWLFLKQLDNPLIFILLTCVILSLILYDSSDALIILAIIAISCVLSFFQEKRALGAMEKLLHMIKIKTTVIRDSEVREVPVDHVVPGDLIQLGAGDMIPGDCYILECKDLFVDEAALTGETFLSEKSPGVLAADITISKRSNALFMGTHVVSGTAKVLVVRTGLETEFGEISGRLSKQPPETEFERGIRQFSFLLLKVTVVILISIFALNIYQQRPLMESLLFSLALAVGLTPQLLPAIISINLAKGAERMAKSKVIVKRLSSIEDLGSMDILCCDKTGTLTSGDIKLNGAYDLSGSSSQKVSLLAYLNAHFQTGYSNPIDKAILQFSSPDINQWIKLDEIPYSFHRKRLSILLKNGSESWIVTKGAFEQVLSLCTKAETAEGKEVDITMCSNELKRLYEEYSGKGFRIIGISYRLEKDLRTIDTEDDCGMTFAGFLIFSDTPKPHVYENIEELRKLGIGLRIITGDSKQAAIHLARVLKIPEGSILTGTEMLKMSDRALVGQVKQKCIFAEIEPNQKEQIVLALKNAGHVVGYLGDGINDVTALHSADVSIAVDTGADVAKDVADIVLLEKDLSVLQKGVKSGRVTFANTLKYIFMAASANFGNMFSMAGVSLFIDFLPLLPKQILLTNLMEDLPEMMIATDHVDEERVQSPLKCDIAFIRKFMITFGLISSLFDYATFGMLIWLNASVEEFRTGWFVESVVSAALIVLIARTFRPFYQSHPSRGLMLAVFSVIAFTFILPYTLLAPYLGFTPLPMRLNIFVFVLIILYALAVEWAKKRFLLRWLAEAGKAPETV; encoded by the coding sequence TTGGACAGTAAATCGGCGGGTGCGTTTTGGTCGTTTTCCCCCGACCAAGTCATCGCTTTTTCAAAGGCAAATCCTAAAGATGGGCTTTCTGATATAGAGGCGCAAAGGAGATTGAGGCGTTTCGGAAAGAATGTTATCCAGAAAAAAACGCGGACCGGAAACTTCTGGCTTTTTCTTAAGCAGCTTGACAATCCTCTGATTTTTATACTCCTTACGTGCGTCATCCTATCACTAATCCTCTACGATAGTTCCGATGCGTTGATCATATTAGCTATCATTGCCATAAGCTGCGTGCTAAGTTTTTTTCAGGAAAAGCGAGCTTTGGGTGCGATGGAGAAGCTTCTCCATATGATCAAAATTAAGACTACGGTAATCAGAGATTCCGAAGTTAGAGAGGTTCCTGTCGATCATGTAGTGCCGGGAGATCTGATACAACTTGGAGCGGGAGATATGATTCCCGGCGACTGCTATATATTGGAGTGTAAAGATCTGTTCGTTGACGAGGCAGCGCTTACGGGCGAGACGTTTTTGTCGGAAAAGAGTCCTGGGGTTTTGGCGGCAGATATCACGATTTCCAAGAGAAGCAATGCGCTATTCATGGGTACTCATGTAGTGAGCGGCACCGCAAAGGTACTTGTTGTGCGAACAGGCCTTGAAACAGAATTCGGTGAAATTTCCGGTCGGCTATCAAAACAACCTCCCGAGACTGAGTTTGAGAGGGGGATTCGCCAGTTTAGCTTCTTACTGCTTAAAGTAACTGTTGTCATCCTAATCTCTATCTTCGCATTAAACATTTATCAGCAGAGGCCTCTAATGGAGTCCCTGCTTTTCTCCCTTGCTTTGGCTGTCGGGCTTACCCCGCAGCTTTTACCGGCAATCATTTCCATCAACCTTGCTAAAGGCGCCGAGAGAATGGCCAAAAGCAAGGTGATCGTCAAACGACTGTCCTCTATCGAGGATTTGGGCAGTATGGACATTTTATGCTGCGACAAAACCGGCACGTTGACGAGTGGTGATATTAAGTTGAATGGAGCCTATGATCTCTCCGGCTCAAGCAGTCAGAAGGTATCGCTTTTGGCTTATCTTAACGCCCACTTTCAAACCGGATACTCAAATCCGATTGACAAGGCGATTCTCCAATTTTCAAGTCCTGATATCAACCAATGGATAAAGCTCGATGAAATTCCCTATTCGTTCCATCGAAAGCGCTTATCGATCCTGTTGAAAAACGGATCTGAGTCATGGATAGTTACGAAAGGTGCCTTCGAGCAAGTTTTAAGCTTATGCACAAAGGCTGAAACAGCGGAAGGAAAAGAAGTCGATATCACTATGTGCTCCAATGAGCTTAAAAGGCTGTATGAGGAATACAGCGGTAAAGGCTTTAGAATTATCGGGATCTCCTATCGCCTGGAAAAGGATCTTCGCACTATAGACACCGAAGATGATTGCGGAATGACCTTTGCCGGATTCTTGATCTTTTCCGACACGCCAAAGCCTCACGTGTACGAGAACATCGAGGAATTACGAAAGCTCGGGATAGGCTTAAGGATCATTACAGGGGACAGTAAGCAGGCAGCAATCCATTTGGCCCGGGTGCTCAAAATACCCGAAGGGAGCATTCTTACCGGCACGGAGATGCTCAAGATGAGCGATAGGGCCCTTGTTGGACAGGTTAAACAAAAGTGCATCTTTGCTGAAATTGAGCCGAACCAAAAAGAGCAGATTGTGCTGGCATTAAAGAACGCAGGCCATGTCGTGGGATATCTGGGTGATGGGATCAATGATGTAACGGCTTTGCATTCCGCAGATGTGAGTATCGCTGTCGATACCGGGGCGGATGTGGCAAAAGATGTGGCGGATATTGTTCTGCTTGAAAAGGATTTATCCGTGTTACAAAAAGGAGTTAAATCCGGCCGAGTGACGTTTGCGAACACACTCAAATATATTTTCATGGCTGCGAGCGCTAATTTCGGGAATATGTTCAGTATGGCGGGGGTGTCGCTTTTCATCGATTTCTTACCCTTGCTTCCCAAGCAGATCCTTTTGACTAATCTGATGGAAGATCTGCCTGAAATGATGATCGCTACGGATCATGTTGATGAAGAACGGGTACAGAGTCCTTTGAAATGTGATATCGCATTTATTCGAAAATTTATGATCACTTTTGGATTGATCAGTTCCCTTTTCGACTATGCCACGTTCGGAATGCTGATTTGGCTTAACGCGTCGGTAGAAGAGTTTAGAACGGGATGGTTTGTCGAGTCGGTTGTGTCGGCGGCCCTCATCGTTTTGATAGCCCGTACATTCAGACCGTTTTATCAGAGCCATCCGAGTCGAGGGCTGATGCTTGCGGTGTTCTCCGTGATCGCGTTCACATTTATCCTTCCTTATACTCTTTTGGCCCCCTATTTGGGTTTTACTCCTCTGCCAATGCGGTTGAATATCTTTGTATTCGTTTTGATCATCTTATATGCCCTGGCGGTCGAATGGGCAAAAAAGCGCTTTCTCCTCCGGTGGCTCGCCGAAGCCGGCAAAGCTCCTGAGACTGTTTAA
- a CDS encoding YaiI/YqxD family protein codes for MTPVVTVFFFASIQSEIFMPKRKPKTIWIDADACPKPVKEIIYKTSVRLNISVVLVANDYQNIPTSDLIRLTVVSNGFDAADKHIIDNVEPHDIVITADIPLAAEVLKKKAVALDPRGQIYHENTIASILSVRDFLKEMRDAGTLTGGPAAFGPKDIKQFADSLNRLTS; via the coding sequence ATGACACCCGTCGTAACTGTCTTTTTTTTTGCATCAATTCAATCAGAGATTTTTATGCCAAAACGTAAGCCTAAGACTATATGGATCGATGCCGATGCCTGCCCCAAACCCGTCAAGGAGATCATTTACAAGACGAGTGTGCGTTTAAATATAAGCGTGGTGCTGGTTGCCAACGATTATCAAAACATCCCCACCAGCGATCTTATACGGTTGACTGTGGTGAGCAATGGCTTCGATGCGGCCGATAAGCATATAATTGACAACGTCGAACCCCACGACATCGTGATCACAGCCGATATTCCGCTGGCCGCAGAGGTTCTCAAAAAAAAAGCTGTCGCCCTTGACCCCAGAGGACAAATTTATCATGAAAACACCATTGCCTCCATCCTGTCGGTACGTGATTTTTTAAAAGAGATGCGCGATGCCGGTACGTTAACCGGTGGTCCGGCGGCTTTTGGTCCCAAAGATATTAAACAATTTGCCGACTCACTAAACAGGTTAACTTCATAA
- a CDS encoding co-chaperone GroES, translating into MAQAQTAKKTTTRLTPLGNRVLVRRLEAEEKLPGGIILPDTAKKKQERAEVIAVGTGKKDKSGNLIPVEVKVGDVILMEKYSGQEITLDDEEYVIVRADDIIAVIQK; encoded by the coding sequence ATGGCACAAGCGCAAACAGCAAAAAAAACCACCACGCGTCTTACTCCTCTCGGCAACAGAGTTCTCGTGAGGAGGCTTGAAGCGGAAGAAAAACTACCAGGCGGCATCATCCTCCCCGACACAGCAAAGAAAAAGCAGGAAAGGGCAGAAGTCATCGCTGTCGGCACAGGTAAAAAAGACAAGAGCGGCAACCTGATCCCGGTCGAAGTGAAAGTCGGCGACGTCATCCTGATGGAAAAATATTCCGGACAGGAGATCACTTTAGACGACGAAGAGTACGTAATCGTCCGCGCGGACGACATCATTGCCGTAATCCAAAAGTAA
- the groL gene encoding chaperonin GroEL (60 kDa chaperone family; promotes refolding of misfolded polypeptides especially under stressful conditions; forms two stacked rings of heptamers to form a barrel-shaped 14mer; ends can be capped by GroES; misfolded proteins enter the barrel where they are refolded when GroES binds), with the protein MAAKDIKFKEEARQKILKGVRTLAEAVKVTLGPKGRNVIIDKSYGAPHITKDGVTVAKEIELDDKTENMGAQMVKEVASKTADKAGDGTTTATVLAEAIYSEGLRNIAAGANPMDLKRGMEEALKNVREQLAKMSKKVQNKNEITQVATISANNDKEIGDIIAGAMEKVGKDGTITVEEAKGFETTLDVVEGMHFDRGYLSAYFMTNPETQEAVMEDAYLLIFDKKISAVKDMIPILQAVAETGKPLLIIAEDVEGEALATLVVNRLRAGLKVCAVKSPGFGDRRKAMLEDLAIITGGEVISEELGQKLDSVTLKQLGRVKKAVVSKEETVLVDGKGDKKKIQERAGQIRRQIEESESDYDREKLQERLAKLVGGVAVIRVGAATEVEMKEKKDRVDDAQHATKAAVEEGILPGGGTAFIRCIPGVQALAKKLEGDQRTGALIIARALSSPLRQIAENAGKEGSIILQEVEKLTDGHGYNALTDEFVDMYKAGILDPTKVARCALENAVSISGMLLTTEAIVVEIPEEKSQAPMHAGMDY; encoded by the coding sequence ATGGCAGCAAAAGACATCAAGTTTAAGGAAGAAGCCCGGCAGAAAATTTTAAAGGGCGTACGTACGCTCGCCGAAGCAGTTAAAGTAACTCTCGGCCCCAAAGGCCGCAACGTCATCATCGACAAATCCTATGGCGCCCCCCACATCACAAAAGACGGTGTCACGGTAGCCAAAGAAATCGAGCTGGACGACAAGACAGAGAACATGGGCGCACAGATGGTCAAAGAAGTGGCCAGCAAAACCGCAGACAAGGCCGGAGACGGCACGACCACAGCGACAGTGCTCGCAGAGGCAATCTACAGCGAAGGTTTAAGAAACATCGCTGCCGGTGCAAACCCCATGGACCTGAAGCGCGGTATGGAAGAAGCTCTGAAAAATGTAAGAGAGCAGCTTGCCAAGATGAGCAAAAAGGTGCAGAACAAAAACGAGATCACGCAAGTGGCTACTATCTCTGCCAACAACGACAAAGAGATCGGCGACATCATCGCCGGTGCGATGGAAAAAGTCGGGAAAGACGGGACTATCACTGTTGAAGAAGCAAAAGGCTTTGAGACAACTTTGGATGTAGTTGAAGGGATGCACTTCGATCGCGGCTACCTCTCCGCCTACTTCATGACCAATCCTGAGACCCAGGAAGCTGTCATGGAAGATGCCTATCTGCTCATCTTCGACAAAAAGATCTCCGCCGTCAAGGACATGATCCCCATCCTGCAAGCCGTCGCCGAAACAGGCAAACCCCTCCTCATCATCGCAGAAGATGTCGAAGGCGAAGCCCTGGCAACTTTAGTAGTCAACAGACTGCGCGCAGGGCTTAAAGTCTGCGCCGTTAAATCCCCCGGCTTCGGCGACAGAAGAAAAGCAATGCTGGAAGACCTGGCAATCATCACCGGTGGCGAAGTCATCAGCGAAGAGCTCGGTCAGAAGCTGGATTCTGTCACGCTAAAGCAACTCGGCAGGGTGAAAAAAGCGGTCGTCAGCAAGGAAGAGACAGTCTTAGTAGACGGCAAAGGCGACAAGAAAAAGATCCAGGAGCGTGCAGGACAGATCCGCCGCCAGATCGAAGAATCTGAGTCCGACTATGACAGAGAGAAACTGCAGGAGCGCCTTGCGAAACTCGTGGGCGGCGTTGCAGTGATCCGAGTCGGCGCTGCGACAGAAGTCGAAATGAAAGAGAAGAAGGACCGTGTGGATGACGCTCAGCATGCAACGAAAGCAGCTGTCGAAGAAGGCATACTCCCCGGCGGAGGAACTGCCTTCATCCGTTGCATCCCGGGTGTACAGGCTCTTGCCAAGAAGCTCGAAGGAGACCAAAGGACAGGCGCACTCATCATTGCCAGAGCATTGTCCTCCCCTCTTCGCCAAATCGCGGAAAACGCAGGCAAAGAAGGCTCCATCATCTTGCAGGAAGTAGAGAAACTCACAGACGGCCATGGCTACAACGCCCTGACCGATGAGTTTGTCGACATGTACAAGGCCGGTATTTTGGATCCCACCAAAGTAGCCCGTTGCGCGCTTGAAAACGCTGTCTCTATCTCTGGTATGCTCCTGACAACAGAAGCGATCGTTGTCGAGATTCCGGAAGAGAAGTCGCAAGCGCCGATGCACGCTGGCATGGACTACTAA